The DNA region AACGTACTAAGGGTATCCATGCGCTATGGGAATCATGAATTATTAGAAGAAAACTATGGGATTAACTTACTGCCTCTAGCCAAATTCGCCATGCAGACTTATAAATATGTGGAACCTTCTTTTATGCCTAAGGTGATTAGTGAACTGAATCAAAAGGATGCATTGTTAATCGGGCAAATGCATAAAGCCATATCGATTATTATGTTTAAGTTGGAAGGACAATTTATAACACGCCATCCAGAATATAATATTCAGAACCGATTGTTATTGAACTTTATCGATTATGAAAAAGATACCATCACTTTAGATGGAGAAATCTATAAATTGGATTGGTTCGGTTCTCCAACCATAGACCCGAAATATCCCTATGAGTTGTCGAATGAAGAAATGGAAATTATCCTCAAATTAAAAACATCCTTTATGACCAATGAAAAACTGAAATCACATATTGATTTTATGATGGCAAAAGGGAGCATCTATTTGAACTATAACAATAATTTACTTTTTCATGGTTGTATACCTACAGATGAAGACGGTAAATTCTCAAGGGTAACCCTAGATGGTGGTACCTATTCGGGAAAAGCCTTGCTAGATCACTATGAAAAAATGTTAAGAAGCAGTTATGCGAGAAGATTTGAAGCAGTAGATGACTACGACATCGATATTTTCTATTACTTATGGATGGGACAATACTCATCTCTATTTGGAAAAAGTGTAATGAAAACCTTTGAAAGGTACTTTATTAAGGATCCAATAACCCATAAAGAATATAAGAATCCCTATTATAAACATTATTTTAGTGCAGATTATTGTGACAAGGTCTTTGAAGAATTCAGGATGAATAAAAAAGTATCCAGAATTGTGAATGGGCATGTGCCGGTTCGTGTTGGTAAAGGTGAATCGCCGGTTAAAGCGGATGGTAAACTGATCGTTATTGATGGCGGTTTATCAAAAGCCTATCAGCCTGTTACCAACATTGCCGGTTATACCTTAATCTATAATTCACACGGTCTATTGTTAGCAACTCATGAGCCCTTTGAT from Petrocella atlantisensis includes:
- a CDS encoding fructose-1,6-bisphosphatase, yielding MRDIFFSKEKMKYYELLSRQFPTIQDVSREIINLEAITNLPKGTEHFLSDVHGEHEAFVHILKNGSGVVRRKVEEIFGETLSEDEKSKFASLIYYPKETLFHMKQSKDKVEEAWYHQTLKQLVSVCREASSKYTRSKVRKALPKGFEYILEELLHEQEYVENKQAYYDSILSTIIEVGQVEPFIIAISELIQRFAIDHLHIIGDIYDRGPGAHIILDTLMKYHSIDMQWGNHDIVWMGAYAGSLPCIANVLRVSMRYGNHELLEENYGINLLPLAKFAMQTYKYVEPSFMPKVISELNQKDALLIGQMHKAISIIMFKLEGQFITRHPEYNIQNRLLLNFIDYEKDTITLDGEIYKLDWFGSPTIDPKYPYELSNEEMEIILKLKTSFMTNEKLKSHIDFMMAKGSIYLNYNNNLLFHGCIPTDEDGKFSRVTLDGGTYSGKALLDHYEKMLRSSYARRFEAVDDYDIDIFYYLWMGQYSSLFGKSVMKTFERYFIKDPITHKEYKNPYYKHYFSADYCDKVFEEFRMNKKVSRIVNGHVPVRVGKGESPVKADGKLIVIDGGLSKAYQPVTNIAGYTLIYNSHGLLLATHEPFDSAKEAIDHNVDLISEISIIHKADHRVLVGETDIGKKLKEDINNLKTLLGMYQKGIL